In Bacillus sp. NP247, one DNA window encodes the following:
- a CDS encoding transcriptional regulator: protein MATLGEKIKALRKEKKLTQTELAGSELTKSMLSQIENGKATPSMKTLQYIANKLGCETSFLLEEDDTEIVELIQKMEQLIKANKCDKVYETLLPIVQKELPLTLNTARLYKQFITGAAIMKDCNIESFVEKATSIFEKYTLYRDSTETKLTFSYTLFSRKKYEECLQLIARIRDDYEANHLEMDLIIHIRLCLKEAIILLACGKYEECEKIILEALAFSKKHQVYYKTDEFYRILSYQKVMTADKEQYLHYIKKSEQFAIFTEDTLSVAIVDILKAYYYNTITKEYTIALEHVEQFREKLKDEPIFQEDGLYYLETGKALYGLKKYEEALKAFQHAKIPDYMMHPLDQAWLTTAGAYRALCYVKLNDKQRALEEATEAAQKIQPYPDSIFSSFIKETLQIIQKL, encoded by the coding sequence ATGGCAACTCTCGGCGAAAAAATTAAGGCGTTACGAAAAGAAAAAAAGCTTACGCAAACCGAACTAGCAGGTTCGGAACTGACAAAAAGTATGCTTAGTCAAATTGAAAATGGAAAAGCTACACCTTCTATGAAAACATTACAATATATCGCTAATAAACTTGGATGTGAAACGAGTTTTTTACTAGAAGAAGATGATACAGAAATCGTAGAACTTATTCAAAAAATGGAGCAACTTATAAAAGCTAATAAATGTGATAAGGTGTATGAAACTTTACTTCCTATCGTTCAAAAGGAACTCCCTCTCACTTTAAATACTGCCCGATTATATAAACAATTTATTACTGGAGCAGCTATAATGAAAGATTGCAACATTGAATCTTTCGTTGAAAAAGCAACTTCTATTTTTGAAAAATATACTTTATACAGAGACAGTACTGAAACAAAATTAACATTCTCTTATACGTTATTCTCACGTAAAAAGTATGAGGAATGTTTGCAACTTATTGCTCGTATTCGAGATGATTATGAAGCGAACCATTTAGAAATGGATCTTATTATACATATCAGATTGTGCTTAAAAGAAGCCATTATTTTACTCGCATGTGGCAAATATGAGGAATGTGAAAAAATCATATTAGAAGCATTAGCATTTTCAAAAAAACATCAAGTGTATTATAAAACAGATGAATTTTATCGCATATTATCTTATCAAAAAGTCATGACGGCTGATAAAGAACAGTATTTACATTACATTAAGAAATCTGAGCAATTCGCCATTTTTACTGAAGACACTTTATCCGTTGCGATCGTAGATATATTAAAAGCGTATTACTACAACACGATTACTAAAGAATATACAATTGCATTAGAACATGTAGAACAATTTCGAGAAAAACTAAAAGACGAACCGATTTTCCAAGAGGATGGATTGTATTACCTCGAAACCGGAAAAGCTTTGTACGGATTAAAAAAATACGAGGAAGCTCTGAAAGCTTTTCAACATGCTAAAATACCAGATTATATGATGCATCCACTTGATCAAGCATGGCTTACAACGGCAGGTGCATATCGTGCCCTTTGTTATGTAAAACTTAACGATAAGCAAAGAGCTCTTGAAGAAGCAACAGAAGCAGCTCAAAAGATACAACCTTATCCGGATTCCATCTTTTCTTCTTTTATTAAAGAAACATTACAAATAATACAAAAACTTTAA
- a CDS encoding MFS transporter: protein MGNVSIGQNDWKMKIATRNIILMMIGKMTSLLGAGIYTFAMGLYVLKTTGSGMGFATTLICGSLPRMICGPIAGAVADRVNRKWLVIGTDLLSSLTMLIMFILTIMLGPSLLFIYVSAALLSICASFYSVAFTSSIPNLVDEGRIQKASALNQTAASLSNILAPIIGGVVFGFFSIKSFFLLNSITFFLAVIVQLFIVFDLYKKEVAESIDHFLTSIKEGFSYIKRQHEIYGLMKIALWVNFFACGLTVALPYIIVQTLHLSSKQLGTVEGMLAVGMLIGAIALSVRKEVNNPFRSIYIGLFLFAGLSLCTVFPLLVTIPKVASFIYYMVFMMLTGMSMMIVNIPMQVHMQKTTDPSYLGRVFGLLETIATAIAPLGMIVYGLLLDMLPTSIVMMTLGGGLLLVVLVGVKQHMAKKQVDVSA, encoded by the coding sequence ATGGGGAATGTAAGTATAGGTCAAAATGATTGGAAAATGAAGATTGCAACGAGGAATATTATTTTAATGATGATTGGAAAGATGACGTCCTTGCTAGGAGCAGGTATTTATACGTTCGCAATGGGGTTATACGTATTAAAGACAACTGGTTCAGGAATGGGGTTTGCAACTACGCTTATTTGCGGATCACTTCCAAGGATGATCTGTGGCCCGATTGCAGGTGCTGTAGCTGACCGTGTTAATCGAAAATGGCTTGTCATTGGCACTGATTTATTAAGTAGCTTAACGATGCTTATTATGTTTATTCTTACAATAATGCTTGGACCATCACTTCTTTTTATTTATGTATCAGCAGCATTATTATCAATTTGCGCAAGTTTTTATTCTGTTGCGTTTACTTCATCTATTCCTAATTTAGTTGATGAAGGGCGTATTCAAAAAGCGAGTGCTTTGAACCAGACGGCAGCTTCTTTATCAAATATTTTAGCGCCGATTATTGGCGGAGTTGTATTTGGTTTCTTTTCAATTAAGTCGTTCTTTCTGTTAAATAGCATTACATTCTTTTTAGCAGTTATTGTGCAATTATTTATCGTATTTGATTTATATAAAAAAGAAGTGGCTGAGAGTATAGACCATTTCTTGACGAGTATAAAAGAAGGTTTTTCATATATAAAACGACAGCATGAAATATATGGTTTAATGAAAATTGCGCTATGGGTAAACTTTTTTGCGTGTGGGCTAACCGTTGCACTTCCATACATTATCGTCCAAACATTGCATTTATCTTCAAAGCAACTCGGTACTGTAGAGGGAATGCTAGCAGTCGGGATGCTAATTGGTGCGATTGCTTTATCAGTGCGTAAAGAAGTGAATAATCCGTTTCGTTCTATTTATATTGGGCTGTTTTTATTTGCGGGTTTGAGTTTATGTACAGTCTTCCCGTTGTTAGTTACCATTCCGAAAGTAGCAAGTTTTATTTACTATATGGTTTTTATGATGTTAACTGGTATGTCAATGATGATCGTAAATATCCCGATGCAAGTACATATGCAAAAGACGACAGATCCAAGCTATTTAGGGCGTGTATTCGGCCTACTTGAAACTATTGCTACTGCAATCGCGCCGCTCGGTATGATTGTATATGGATTATTATTAGATATGTTGCCAACTAGCATTGTTATGATGACATTAGGTGGAGGATTATTGTTAGTTGTATTAGTTGGAGTAAAGCAGCATATGGCGAAAAAACAAGTGGATGTATCGGCTTAA
- a CDS encoding H-type small acid-soluble spore protein: MNIQRAKELSESSEEANVSFQGMPVMIQHVDENNETARIYEVTNPRRELTVPVNSLEEI, encoded by the coding sequence ATGAATATACAACGCGCAAAAGAGCTTTCAGAGTCATCAGAAGAAGCCAATGTCAGTTTTCAAGGCATGCCTGTTATGATTCAACACGTTGACGAAAACAACGAAACCGCCCGCATATATGAAGTAACAAATCCAAGACGCGAATTAACAGTTCCAGTTAATAGCTTAGAGGAAATATAA